The following is a genomic window from Leptospira bouyouniensis.
ATTCAGAAAAAACAACAAAAAGAAAACCAACGTAAAAATAGAGACCTAATCAATTTTTCATGTTCACTTTGCCAAGGGAAACTGAGTGGTGTGAGGCAGTTTTTACACAAAGGAAGAAAACCAATTTTGGTTTTACATTATTCTGGAGCAACAACAGCCAAAGAAAAACCATTTACAAAAACGAGACCCAATCAAATTTTTAAAGATAAATTAACGGAAGTAAGTTGGGACGGAATCATCCAAAAGGTGTTTGGTTTTTCATATGAAGAGTTTTATTATGAAGAATATCCTGCATGTACTTTTTCCCATATAGATTCAAAAGAAACAGATTGGAAACAAAGGTTAGATTCGTGTAAAGTTCATGTCAAAGAAACGGTAGAAGAGTTTGGAATCAAAGCCATTGTCATCCTAGGTTCTTCAGCAAGATTGTTATTTGGACCTGAAAAAGCTAAAGACCAATTAGGAAAAGTAGAGGAATGGGATTTAAATGGAATTAAGATTCCAATGCTGACAACAAGATCACCTGAAGCACTTGTTTTCCTCGGAGAAAAAGCAAAAAAGGCCGATTCGGAAACAAACCTTTTCCAATATGGAAAGGAAAAACAAGACCTAGAAGAAAGTTTTATTTCCCATCTATCGATTTTAAAACCGTATTTATAAGATGATCCAATATGCGGAAGTGGCTCTCAACTTATCTTGGGAGAGTAAAACCTTAACTTATGAAGTGCCAGTTGGCATGAACTCCTTAATACCTGGGATACGAGTCATTGTTCCATTGAATGGAAAAGAATGGGATGGAGTGATCATTGAAATTCACCGGAATGAACCGAGTTATGATACCCAAGCCATACGGAAACAAATTGATTCCGAACCAGTTTTAACAAACGAACAAATGGAACTTGCCCATTGGATGGCAGATCATTACCTTTCTTCTCTTGGTGAAGCATTATTTCTAATGGTACCAAAAGGGAAAAAAAGAAAATCCTTGGAACCAAATATTGTAAGGGTAGAGTCTCATCTATTACATCCGTTAAATGAAGACCAACAAATAGCGTTTGATGAAATCAATGGAAACAAAATTTCGAATACTCATTTGTTATATGGAATTACGGGGAGTGGAAAAACAGAAGTTTACCTCCATCTCATGCGAGATATATTACAATCCCCGAAAGGAAGTGTGATCTTTTTAGTTCCAGAGATTTCACTGACTTACCCGACGATTGCACGTATCGAAGCCATATTTCCAAACCAAGTGGCAGTGTTACATTCGCATTTACGAATTTCTGAAAAGTTTCAAAATTATTTAGATTTAAAAGAAGGTAAAAAAAGAATCTGTATTGGCACAAGGTCTGCGATTTTTGCGCCTTTGTCTGATGTGAAACTCGTTATCATGGATGAAGAACATGATGGCTCTTATAAGGAAAATGGTGCCCCACGCTACCATGCACGTCAAGTGGCCTTACAACGGATTCTAAAAACTAACGGCAAACTTCTGTTAGGTTCGGCAACTCCAAGTATAGAATTGTATTACCTTGCGAAGTCTGGTCAGATTGGTTTTTCCAAACTGGAAAAACGTGCCAATCCAAAAGCTAAATTGCCAACAGTGGATATGTCAGACAAACAAGATGATAAAAATCTGATCTCAGGTGACTTACAATATAAAATTTCAGACCGTCTGAAAAAAAAAGAACAAATTATTTTACTGCTAAACCGTCGAGGATACAACCCCTTTATTTTTTCTCCAAAAACAAAAGAGTTTGTCCATTGCCCAAAATGTACAGCAACTTTATGTTTCCATTCTGACCAAACTGTAAGATGCCATTTATGTGGTTATAAATCTAGTTTTCGCAATCTTAAACAAATCTATGGTGATGAATTAGATCTTTTTGGAGCAGGCACTCAGAAACTTGAAGAGTATTTGTTATCTCACTTTCCCCAAGCAAGGATTGAACGCCTAGACCAAGACAGTTCCAAAAACAAAGATGTCACTAGGTTGGTATTAGAAAAATTAGGGGAAGGGGAACTTGATATCCTCACAGGTACTCAGATGATTGCAAAAGGTCTCGACTATGCCAACGTAACACTAGTTGGAATCCTTAACGCCAATCATGGATTAGGTGTTCCTGATTTTCGCAGTAGTGAACGAACCTATGCTCTTGTCTCGCAAGTAGCAGGTCGTGCAGGACGCGGAGAAAAACCTGGTGAAGTGATCATCCAAACTAACGACCCAGAACATCCAGTTTTAAAAATGGCAAAGGACCAAAACTACCCAGCATTTTTTGAATGGGAATTACAATTTAGAAAGGATCTTTTTTATCCACCCTTCGCAAGACTAGCGAGGCTTGTGTTTCGATCCAAATATGAAGATGTGGCAAATAAACAATCAGTCATTTATGGAGAACTCATCAAAGAACAGAAAGATGATTCCATTGTCATGCTTGGGCCTAGCCAATGTCCTTTTTATAAAATCGATAATAATTATCGGTATCATATTTTGCTCAAAGCCAAATCGATCACAACACTTCGAAATCTATTAATGGAAACAAAACAAAAATTCAAATTGGATTCCAAATGTTATATTGAATATGATTTGGATCCATTGGAACTGGTATAATTGTTTAAGGAAAAAAAATGAAACTTTCAATTGGATACTTTGGATCTCCCGAACACTCAAAGGAATTATTAAAAATGATCCTCGAGGCAGGCATACAAGTGGATTTTGTTGTCACAAATGTTGACAAACCCGTTGGACGTAAACAAATCATCACTCCAACTCCCGTGAAAGTCCTTGCGGAAGAAAAAAAAATCCCAGTGATCCAATCGGTAAAACTTCGAACAGATTTGGATGCACAAAAATCAATTCTATCTTACAAATCACCAGTACATGTAGTGTATGCTTACGGTTCGATTGTCCCAGATAATGTTTTTATGGACCCAAAATGGGGAAGTATCAACCTACATGGGAGTTTACTTCCGAAGTACCGCGGAGCCTCCCCTGTCCAAAGTTTTTTACTCAGTGGGGAAAAAACCACTGGGTTCACCATTCAGTTTCTTGCAAAGGAAGTGGATTCAGGTGATATCATTTCACAAAAATCCTGGGACGTGGCGTTGGATGAAACAACGGGTTCTCTCCTACAAACCATTACAAAAGAAGGAGGAACGGAACTCATCCGTCTTTTAAAAACATTGGAGGAAACGGGGGAAAGTTGGAAATCCTCACCTCAAAATGCGAAAGATGCCACCCATTGCCAAAAGATCACGGCAGGTCATCGGCCCATCAATTGGTCGAAACAAGCGATGGAGATCCACAACCAAATCAGAGCTCTTTACCCCGACCCACTTGCTACGACTGAATTTAGAGGGAAAAAACTGATTTTGATATCCTCATTTTTACCAAATCCAACAGAAGGGATTGTCCCTCCACCATCGGAAACAAAACCGGGTTCCTTTTTTCTTTACCAGAAAAAAAGACTTTTCTGCCTCTGTGGAGACGGAAACCTGCTTGGTATAGATACCCTACAACCCGAAGGGAAAAAACCCATGAAGGGATTTGAATTTTTTAATGGTGCACGGGTTTTGAACGGAGAATCGTTTACGTGAAAGAAAAGTTTCTAAAAATTTTACCTTACAGTGGTTATGTTCTATTTGTTGGACTTGGACTTTTAGTTTTTTTTGTCGCAGCCTTCCTTGTGGTCGTGGTTCGTACCAAAGAAGAGCAGAAGGTTTTAATGCCCTATGTGATTGGAAAAAATTACATCGAAGTGCATAATGAATTACAACGTTTGCAACTCAAAGTCCGATTGGAATCAGAACGAATCCCTGAAAAAACAGATGGGATCATCCTAAGTCAATCGATTGATGCAGGAAAAGAAGTGGAAGCTGGATCCAAACTTTACCTAACCGTCAATATTGGATTTGATCGGGTCACTATCCCTGATGTCAAAGGACAAGATTTAAAACGTGCGAAAGCAATTCTCGAAAAGGTTTTATCGGGTGAAGTATATGTACCATTACAAATTGGTGCCATAACGTATGTGCCTGCAGTGGGTGATGAACCAGCAGATACCATCATCGACCAAATCCCAGCACCTGGTAAAGAAACACATTCGGGAGAAAAAATTTACCTCCTTGTCACCGAGGCTAATACGGATAAAAAATCAAACCAAAGTTTGAAAGAAGACAGTGATGGATCGAAACTGGTTGGAATCCCTGTTCCTTTTGCAGTGGATTATTTACAAAGGAAAAAAATCCCTTATTCGATCAAAGAAGCCGTAAAACCAGAGTTTCGTGATTCGCATGGGCTCGTTTCTTCGTATGAATTAAAACCGACTGGCGCAGAAATTGGAGCATTTTACTTAAAACCATCTAACTCTCTTGTGCAAGATTATGAATTTTTAGAATACGAAATCGATGATAATGATCTCTATTCGGCAACGGTGAGTTATACAAAACCTGGCGACGATACAGAAATTCAAAAAGAAATCCTAACAAACCAATCGTTGAAAGAAGATGAAAAAATTCGACTTGTGGTGCATCGATTCACCAATACCAAAGTTACGTTAGTGGGAAAAGAAACAGGTGTAGCGAAAGTTTGGAAATTAAAGGGAACCTATTAAGATGAAAATATCGGCATCAATCCTTGCGGCAAAACTCACAGGACTTGCGACAGAACTCCCAACGTACCAAAAAGAAAGTATCGATCTCATCCACATCGATGTGATGGATGGAAACTTTGTACCTCAAATTTCGTTCGGTGAAGCATTTACGAAAGAAGTAAAGTCGCACACAAACATCCCTCTCGATGTCCACCTAATGGTAAGTAACCCAGAACTCCATGTTCCGAAATACTTTGATCTAAAACCTTACTGTATCACATTCCATATTGAAACTACGAATTTCTCAGTCCGTCTTGCAGAAGAGATCAAAAAACAAGGGATCAAAGTGGGAGTGTCACTGAACCCACAAACTCCCCCTGAATCCATCTCTCAAATTTTACCTTACCTTGACTTAGTGCTCCTGATGACAGTTGATCCCGGGTTTTATGGCCAGTCCTTTGTGAAGTCGGGATTTGAGAAAATTGCTGCAGTTCGCAAACTCACAAAACCGTACAATATTGAACTCGAAGTTGATGGTGGTGTGAACGAATCCAATATGGAAGAACTCGCAAAACTTGGTGTGGACATCACAGTTGTGGGCTCTGGACTCTATAAAACGGGAGATCCAAACGCTCAGGGCAAAAAATTAAAGGAACTTGCTGCAAGTGGCCGAACTCGCTCTTGACAGAACGTCCCTATTTAAAAAACTCGCTAGAAAAGGGGTATTTTTCCTTGGTTAAATTAAGATTACAAAGAACGGGAACAAAAGCAGACCCGCATTATCGCATTGTGGCGGCAGACATTCGTGCTCCACGAGATGGTAAATTCATCGAAGCGATTGGTCACTTTCACCCAACTGCATCCGCTGTTAAAAAAGCTACTTTCAACGAAGAAAAAACTCTTTCTTGGTTAAAAAAAGGAGCACAACCAACTGATACAGTGCTTGCTCTTTTGAAAAAAGACGACGTTTGGTCAAAATTCAAAGGTTAATCTGTGGATATGGATTCCTTAGTTCGTTATATCGTGACATCTCTCGTTGACCAACCAGACCAGGTAGCTGTCAACCAAGTACCCGGAGAGGAAGAAACTGTGATCGAACTTCGGGTGGCTCCTAAAGACCTCGGTAAGGTGATCGGAAAAAACGGAAGGATTGCGAAGTCACTCCGTACGGTGTTACAAGCCGCGGGAACCAAACAAGGCAAAAACTATACTTTAGAAATTGTCGACTAAACCAAGTTTAGTGAAAGTGGGGGTCTTTGGATCCTCACATGGAATCAAAGGGTTTATCAAAGTTTTCACAGAAGGGGAAACATTGAATTCCTTGAAAGCGCCTACCACCTGCACAGTAAGTGACCTTCTAGGAAAAACATCCACAATCGAGATCGAAGCGATTCGCCCAAGTGGGAATCATTTCCTCGTGAAAATCAAAGGGTTTGATACTCCGGAAACCGTTGTCAAGTATCGTGGATTTTCATTGCTTTGGAAAAAGCAAGACCTTCCGAAACCAAACGATGGCGAAATTTATACAGAAGACCTAATCGGTCTTGTCATCATTTCTAAAGAAACGAAATCATCTCTTGGTTATCAAGTCGCACAAGTGATCGATAACCCAGCACATCCCATTTTAGAATGTAAACCCATCCAAGGCGATGGGGAAACGGTGCTTATTCCCTTTCTAAACCAATTTGTCGGCGACTGGGATTTGGAAAACCAAACCATCGAATGCATTGAATGGGAGCAGTGGTTTGCGCTTTAATTTCATTACCCTTTTCCCCGAAAAAATCACATCTTATTTTGATACCGGAATTCCTGGGAAAGCAGTGAAACAAGGGGTTGTCGAAATCAATCCTATCCACTTACGTGATTTTGCAGATAACAAACACCAAAAGGTAGATGATACCATTTATGGTGGAGGGCCCGGAATGCTTTTACAAGTGGGTCCTATCTACCGCGCTCTCGAATCACTGGGAGAAAAAAAAGGGAAGGTCATTTTACTCAGTCCCTCGGGTGAACTTTTCAACCAAACCTTGGCTCGTGAAATTTTTGAATCTTCAGATACCTTTACTTTGATTTCTGGGTATTACGAAGGTGTCGACCATCGTGTCACGGAGCATTTAATTGACAGGGAAGTGGCCATTGGAAACTATGTTATTTCATCGGGGGATTTAGCCGCTCTCGTTGTCGCAGATTGTTTATCTCGGTTTGTACCGGGGTTTTTGGGGAAGGAAGAAAGCCTTCTGGAAGAATCACACAACGAAACGGAAGAATTAGAATACCCCCAGTATACAAAACCCTATGATTTTATGGGTTGGACGGTTCCAGATGTGCTCCTCGGTGGACATCATGAAGAGATCCGGAAATGGCGGCAAAAAAACCGCAAAACAAGAAATCATTCTTAGAGGAAGCCATGAATCAGATTCTAGAAACAGCACT
Proteins encoded in this region:
- the priA gene encoding replication restart helicase PriA translates to MIQYAEVALNLSWESKTLTYEVPVGMNSLIPGIRVIVPLNGKEWDGVIIEIHRNEPSYDTQAIRKQIDSEPVLTNEQMELAHWMADHYLSSLGEALFLMVPKGKKRKSLEPNIVRVESHLLHPLNEDQQIAFDEINGNKISNTHLLYGITGSGKTEVYLHLMRDILQSPKGSVIFLVPEISLTYPTIARIEAIFPNQVAVLHSHLRISEKFQNYLDLKEGKKRICIGTRSAIFAPLSDVKLVIMDEEHDGSYKENGAPRYHARQVALQRILKTNGKLLLGSATPSIELYYLAKSGQIGFSKLEKRANPKAKLPTVDMSDKQDDKNLISGDLQYKISDRLKKKEQIILLLNRRGYNPFIFSPKTKEFVHCPKCTATLCFHSDQTVRCHLCGYKSSFRNLKQIYGDELDLFGAGTQKLEEYLLSHFPQARIERLDQDSSKNKDVTRLVLEKLGEGELDILTGTQMIAKGLDYANVTLVGILNANHGLGVPDFRSSERTYALVSQVAGRAGRGEKPGEVIIQTNDPEHPVLKMAKDQNYPAFFEWELQFRKDLFYPPFARLARLVFRSKYEDVANKQSVIYGELIKEQKDDSIVMLGPSQCPFYKIDNNYRYHILLKAKSITTLRNLLMETKQKFKLDSKCYIEYDLDPLELV
- the fmt gene encoding methionyl-tRNA formyltransferase, which encodes MKLSIGYFGSPEHSKELLKMILEAGIQVDFVVTNVDKPVGRKQIITPTPVKVLAEEKKIPVIQSVKLRTDLDAQKSILSYKSPVHVVYAYGSIVPDNVFMDPKWGSINLHGSLLPKYRGASPVQSFLLSGEKTTGFTIQFLAKEVDSGDIISQKSWDVALDETTGSLLQTITKEGGTELIRLLKTLEETGESWKSSPQNAKDATHCQKITAGHRPINWSKQAMEIHNQIRALYPDPLATTEFRGKKLILISSFLPNPTEGIVPPPSETKPGSFFLYQKKRLFCLCGDGNLLGIDTLQPEGKKPMKGFEFFNGARVLNGESFT
- a CDS encoding PASTA domain-containing protein; its protein translation is MKEKFLKILPYSGYVLFVGLGLLVFFVAAFLVVVVRTKEEQKVLMPYVIGKNYIEVHNELQRLQLKVRLESERIPEKTDGIILSQSIDAGKEVEAGSKLYLTVNIGFDRVTIPDVKGQDLKRAKAILEKVLSGEVYVPLQIGAITYVPAVGDEPADTIIDQIPAPGKETHSGEKIYLLVTEANTDKKSNQSLKEDSDGSKLVGIPVPFAVDYLQRKKIPYSIKEAVKPEFRDSHGLVSSYELKPTGAEIGAFYLKPSNSLVQDYEFLEYEIDDNDLYSATVSYTKPGDDTEIQKEILTNQSLKEDEKIRLVVHRFTNTKVTLVGKETGVAKVWKLKGTY
- the rpe gene encoding ribulose-phosphate 3-epimerase, translating into MKISASILAAKLTGLATELPTYQKESIDLIHIDVMDGNFVPQISFGEAFTKEVKSHTNIPLDVHLMVSNPELHVPKYFDLKPYCITFHIETTNFSVRLAEEIKKQGIKVGVSLNPQTPPESISQILPYLDLVLLMTVDPGFYGQSFVKSGFEKIAAVRKLTKPYNIELEVDGGVNESNMEELAKLGVDITVVGSGLYKTGDPNAQGKKLKELAASGRTRS
- the rpsP gene encoding 30S ribosomal protein S16, translated to MVKLRLQRTGTKADPHYRIVAADIRAPRDGKFIEAIGHFHPTASAVKKATFNEEKTLSWLKKGAQPTDTVLALLKKDDVWSKFKG
- a CDS encoding KH domain-containing protein, which produces MDSLVRYIVTSLVDQPDQVAVNQVPGEEETVIELRVAPKDLGKVIGKNGRIAKSLRTVLQAAGTKQGKNYTLEIVD
- the rimM gene encoding ribosome maturation factor RimM (Essential for efficient processing of 16S rRNA) encodes the protein MSTKPSLVKVGVFGSSHGIKGFIKVFTEGETLNSLKAPTTCTVSDLLGKTSTIEIEAIRPSGNHFLVKIKGFDTPETVVKYRGFSLLWKKQDLPKPNDGEIYTEDLIGLVIISKETKSSLGYQVAQVIDNPAHPILECKPIQGDGETVLIPFLNQFVGDWDLENQTIECIEWEQWFAL
- the trmD gene encoding tRNA (guanosine(37)-N1)-methyltransferase TrmD; the encoded protein is MRFNFITLFPEKITSYFDTGIPGKAVKQGVVEINPIHLRDFADNKHQKVDDTIYGGGPGMLLQVGPIYRALESLGEKKGKVILLSPSGELFNQTLAREIFESSDTFTLISGYYEGVDHRVTEHLIDREVAIGNYVISSGDLAALVVADCLSRFVPGFLGKEESLLEESHNETEELEYPQYTKPYDFMGWTVPDVLLGGHHEEIRKWRQKNRKTRNHS